The proteins below are encoded in one region of Fulvia fulva chromosome 9, complete sequence:
- a CDS encoding Alpha,alpha-trehalose-phosphate synthase [UDP-forming] — MQPFITTPGHGPYTGFSDGDTSTYIQDYVQASDSTTTNGKMPSFEEAPSPKGRLLLISNRLPITIKRSDEGNYAFSMSSGGLVAGLSGLAKTTKFQWYGWPGVQLPENEIPHVKKRLDEEFNASPIFMEEELSERHYNGFSNSILWPLFHYHPGEITFDESAWDGYVEANRLFAKEIAKDVQDNDLVWVHDYHLMLLPAMLREEINKAGENKPKNVKFGFFLHTPFPSSEIYRILPVRNEILQGILHCDLVGFHTYDYARHFLSSCARILGLPTTPNGVEFQGKLVTVGAFPIGIDPEKFVQGLQKDNVKDRIESLKKKFDGVKIIVGVDRLDYIKGVPQKLHALEVFLTEHPEWIGRVVLVQVAVPSRQDVEEYQNLRAVVNELVGRINGKFGTIEFMPIHFMHKSVNFDELTALYSISDVCLVSSTRDGMNLVSYEYIACQEERHGSLILSEFAGAAQSLNGALIVNPWNTEELADAIHDSVTMNDEQRSINYQKLAKYVNKYTSAWWGESFVSELTRISEQAEKKLKVRRQSTVDGPDVSLTDGQEKSSEHPASAANGVNNQAVTSASGEADK, encoded by the exons ATGCAGCCATTCATCACGACACCCGGTCACGGGCCTTATACGGGCTTTTCAGATGGCGACACATCCACCTACATACAGGACTATGTTCAGGCAAGTGACA GCACCACCACAAACGGCAAAATGCCTTCGTTCGAAGAAGCACCTTCGCCTAAGGGGCGACTGCTGCTCATCTCCAACCGGCTGCCAATCACCATCAAGCGCTCTGATGAGGGCAACTATGCCTTCTCCATGTCTTCTGGCGGCCTTGTAGCTGGTCTATCTGGTCTTGCTAAGACGACCAAATTCCAGTGGTACGGCTGGCCAGGTGTTCAACTTCCCGAGAACGAGATTCCACATGTCAAGAAGCGACTCGACGAGGAGTTCAACGCTTCGCCGATCTTCATGGAGGAGGAACTGTCCGAGCGCCACTACAACGGCTTCTCAAACTCGATATTGTGGCCGCTCTTCCACTACCATCCTGGTGAGATCACATTCGACGAGTCCGCCTGGGACGGCTACGTGGAGGCCAACCGACTGTTCGCAAAGGAAATTGCCAAGGACGTACAGGACAATGACTTGGTATGGGTTCACGACTACCACCTCATGCTTCTTCCAGCCATGCTTCGGGAAGAGATTAACAAGGCTGGCGAGAACAAGCCAAAGAACGTCAAGTTCGGATTCTTCTTGCACACCCCGTTCCCGTCCTCAGAGATCTATCGGATCCTGCCTGTACGGAACGAGATCTTACAAGGTATCCTGCACTGCGACCTCGTCGGCTTCCACACCTACGATTACGCGCGACACTTCCTGTCTTCGTGTGCGAGGATACTAGGACTGCCAACAACACCCAACGGAGTCGAATTCCAGGGCAAGCTCGTGACGGTCGGTGCCTTCCCAATCGGTATTGATCCAGAGAAGTTCGTCCAAGGTCTCCAAAAGGACAACGTCAAGGACCGAATTGAGTCTCTCAAGAAGAAGTTCGATGGCGTGAAGATCATCGTTGGTGTTGACCGACTCGACTACATCAAGGGCGTGCCACAGAAGCTGCATGCACTTGAAGTCTTCCTTACCGAGCATCCCGAATGGATCGGCAGAGTCGTCCTTGTACAGGTCGCCGTTCCATCGAGACAGGACGTCGAGGAGTACCAGAACCTCCGCGCTGTGGTCAACGAACTTGTTGGCCGCATCAACGGCAAATTCGGCACTATCGAGTTCATGCCAATCCATTTCATGCACAAGAGCGTCAATTTCGACGAGCTCACGGCACTTTACTCTATCAGCGACGTTTGCCTTGTTAGCTCGACACGAGATGGCATGAACCTGGTGTCCTACGAGTACATCGCTTGCCAGGAAGAGCGACATGGTTCTCTCATCCTCTCCGAGTTCGCTGGTGCTGCTCAGTCACTGAATGGTGCCCTCATTGTCAACCCATGGAACACCGAAGAGCTTGCGGATGCGATTCACGACTCGGTCACCATGAACGACGAGCAGCGCTCAATCAACTACCAGAAGCTGGCCAAGTACGTCAACAAGTACACTTCTGCTTGGTGGGGAGAGAGCTTCGTATCGGAGCTCACACGCATCTCGGAGCAAGCAGAGAAGAAGTTGAAAGTCCGACGCCAGAGCACAGTAGACGGACCGGACGTTAGCCTGACAGACGGACAAGAGAAGTCATCCGAACACCCTGCATCCGCCGCCAATGGAGTCAACAACCAGGCGGTTACAAGTGCGAGTGGTGAAGCGGATAAGTAA
- a CDS encoding [Acyl-carrier-protein] phosphodiesterase PptH produces MQLWAIADIHLSFKSNREEWAKLQHKKDDGLILAGDVGESLDHLKEAFRKATRRFKHVFWVPGNHELYTSSSPSISDKEKKLKGEAKYKACIKVARHYGVLTPEDDYMTWPYEGADGSQERALICPIFTLYDYSFRPEHVTREKALEWALEEGIQATDEKLLHPDPYATRDAWCTRLVSEAEVKLEKAAASGLPLVIINHWPLREDTVFIPRVPRFSLWCGTKETNDWHTRFNAKVIVTGHLHVRRTDWIDGVRFEEVSLGYPRQWQDAKNVGNDVNSMLREILPGPPSPPPGQVPPTLFRRLGWGEPICM; encoded by the exons ATGCAACTTTGGGCCATCGCCGACATCCACCTGAGCTTCAAAAGCAATCGCGAAGAGTGGGCGAAGCTGCAGCATAAGAAGGACGATGGGCTCATCTTAGCTGGTGATG TGGGCGAATCGTTGGACCATCTGAAGGAAGCTTTTCGGAAAGCCACGAGAAGATTCAAACACGTGTTCTGGGTACCTGGAAACCATGAACTGTACACCTCATCATCACCAAGCATCAGCGACAAGGAGAAGAAGCTGAAAGGCGAGGCCAAGTATAAGGCGTGCATCAAGGTCGCTCGTCATTATGGTGTACTGACTCCCGAGGACGACTACATGACCTGGCCTTATGAAGGTGCAGATGGCAGCCAGGAGCGCGCACTCATCTGCCCGATCTTCACGCTGTACGATTACTCGTTCCGTCCGGAGCATGTAACACGCGAGAAAGCGCTGGAGTGGGCGTTGGAGGAGGGTATCCAAGCGACCGACGAGAAGTTGCTGCATCCGGATCCTTACGCCACTCGTGATGCGTGGTGTACCCGACTCGTGTCAGAGGCTGAAGTCAAGTTGGAGAAAGCCGCTGCGAGCGGACTTCCGCTCGTGATCATCAACCACTGGCCACTGCGAGAAGACACTGTTTTCATCCCGAGAGTGCCTCGCTTCAGCTTGTGGTGCGGCACAAAAGAGACCAACGACTGGCATACTCGGTTCAATGCCAAAGTGATAGTGACTGGCCATCTTCACGTCAGGCGCACAGACTGGATTGATGGTGTGCGATTCGAGGAAGTCAGCTTGGGATATCCGCGACAGTGGCAAGACGCCAAGAATGTCGGAAACGATGTCAACTCGATGCTGCGCGAGATCTTGCCAGGTCCACCGTCTCCACCTCCAGGACAAGTGCCGCCTACCTTGTTCAGGCGACTAGGCTGGGGCGAGCCAATCTGCATGTAA
- a CDS encoding Flavin carrier protein 2, with protein sequence MRSFGPYIPFILAGALPVSVLAGDILSTTGVSTCISDPDITVKTLNVEYNRANRKIIFDVAGSSAESQKVLLNLVVTAYGREIYTKDFNPCDNSTGISEDAMKQMCPIPAGTFASQGEQTVPEEYASKIPSIAFQVPDLDGLVKLKVTNAESGNELGCIQSSVGNGHTANLPAAQYAAAGMAAAALAMSAIGAVASVGGAGATSPSPTFGEVIGWFQSMATNGMLSVQYPKVYQSFTTNFGFSCGLVQWGAMQNAIDNFRAKTGGNTTDNSYEYLKNNVTLVYNDGTNSSVSKRALSAATNILLARDGVTVDVNGTSQDVGDSTISNSTSSADSKDQRFVSGLQAYAEQLSIPSSNTFMTILLVWAIAVAAIIVLILVFKAILEVWAQFGKLSPAMESWRKRYWWRMAKAITNLMLLLYGVWTLWCVYQWSSGDSWAAQVLAGVTFAIFTAVLAGFTWKIWSKARAAKKMEGTTDKLYDDKDTWIKYSLFYDNYKKSYWWIFIPTIIYMFARGAIIAGANGHGLIQVSGQLIVEALMLCLLLWARPWQRRSGKWINIIIQVVRVASVVMVLIFVEELGISQTTKTVTGVVLIAVQASLTGILAILIAVNAIITCVKENPHRKKRKEQEKLERDLDNLTPLHARNSLLMDPMVQKFPDTSYKAPLVAASPFADARGRYDPVQNRDASPAGRYRDDEALMPAAAPFSHHDQERSMHSRSPSVESRQPRLPDLQFGRAL encoded by the exons ATGCGGTCCTTTGGACCATACATTCCTTTTATACTTGCTGGTGCGCTGCCGGTCAGCGTACTGGCTGGCGATATCCTGAGCACGACTGGCGTCTCGACATGTATCTCGGATCCGGACATTACTGTGAAAACACTCAATGTTGAGTACAATCGGGCGAACAGGAAAATCATATTCGATGTGGCCGGGTCAAGTGCAGAGAGTCAGAAGGTTCTCTTGAACCTGGTTGTTACTGCATATGGACGAGAGATTTATACCAAAGACTTCAATCCATGTGATAATAGCACAGGCATAAGCGAGGATGCGATGAAGCAGATGTGTCCAA TACCCGCTGGTACATTCGCATCACAAGGCGAGCAGACAGTACCCGAAGAATACGCCAGCAAAATCCCATCGATAGCCTTCCAAGTTCCCGACCTCGACGGCCTCGTCAAATTAAAAGTAACGAACGCCGAGTCCGGAAACGAGCTGGGTTGCATCCAGTCGAGCGTAGGGAATGGACACACAGCCAACCTACCCGCAGCACAATACGCCGCTGCCGGTATGGCCGCTGCAGCTTTGGCAATGTCTGCGATTGGCGCTGTAGCATCTGTTGGAGGAGCTGGCGCAACATCACCATCTCCAACCTTTGGCGAGGTCATTGGTTGGTTCCAATCCATGGCCACCAACGGCATGTTGAGTGTGCAGTACCCGAAAGTGTACCAATCATTCACGACCAACTTCGGCTTCTCTTGCGGTCTGGTGCAGTGGGGTGCAATGCAGAACGCGATCGATAACTTCCGGGCCAAGACTGGCGGTAACACTACCGATAACAGCTACGAATACCTCAAGAACAACGTGACGCTGGTGTACAACGACGGGACGAACTCGAGCGTCAGCAAGCGAGCGCTCAGTGCGGCGACGAACATTCTTCTCGCGCGAGATGGAGTAACGGTGGATGTGAATGGTACTTCTCAGGACGTCGGTGATAGCACGATCAGCAACAGCACTTCCTCTGCCGACAGCAAGGACCAACGATTCGTTTCCGGACTACAGGCCTACGCCGAACAGCTATCGATTCCCAGCTCGAACACCTTCATGACCATTCTCCTGGTATGGGCGATCGCAGTCGCAGCCATCATTGTCCTCATTTTGGTCTTTAAGGCGATCCTCGAAGTATGGGCACAATTCGGCAAACTCTCTCCAGCTATGGAATCCTGGCGCAAGCGATACTGGTGGCGCATGGCGAAAGCTATCACGAACTTGATGCTGCTGCTTTATGGTGTCTGGACTTTGTGGTGTGTCTACCAGTGGTCAAGCGGAGACTCTTGGGCTGCGCAGGTCCTCGCTGGTGTGACTTTCGCTATCTTCACAGCAGTTCTGGCTGGCTTCACATGGAAGATCTGGAGCAAAGCACGCGCTGCCAAGAAGATGGAAGGTACGACCGATAAGCTTTACGACGACAAGGATACGTGGATCAAGTATTCCCTTTTCTACGACAACTACAAGAAGAGCTATTGGTGGATCTTCATCCCGACCATCATCTACATGTTCGCGCGAGGAGCTATCATTGCTGGCGCAAACGGACATGGCCTCATTCAGGTGTCTGGACAGCTCATCGTCGAGGCTCTCATGCTCTGCCTCTTACTCTGGGCACGACCCTGGCAGCGACGATCTGGAAAATGGATCAATATCATCATCCAGGTTGTCCGTGTTGCATCAGTGGTCATGGTCTTGATCTTCGTAGAAGAACTCGGCATTTCGCAAACCACAAAGACAGTGACTGGAGTCGTCCTCATCGCGGTGCAAGCCTCCCTGACCGGAATCCTCGCCATTCTGATCGCAGTAAATGCAATCATCACCTGCGTGAAAGAGAACCCTCACAGAAAGAAGCGCAAGGAACAAGAGAAACTCGAACGCGACCTCGACAACCTCACTCCACTGCACGCACGGAACAGCCTCCTCATGGACCCCATGGTCCAGAAGTTCCCAGACACATCCTACAAAGCACCCCTTGTCGCCGCCTCTCCTTTCGCAGACGCACGAGGCCGCTACGATCCCGTCCAGAACCGGGACGCCTCACCTGCGGGACGATACCGAGACGACGAAGCTCTCATGCCCGCCGCAGCGCCCTTTTCGCATCATGATCAGGAGAGGAGTATGCATAGCAGGAGTCCATCAGTGGAATCAAGGCAACCGCGATTGCCGGACCTGCAGTTTGGACGAGCATTATAG
- a CDS encoding Alpha-1,2-mannosyltransferase alg9, translating to MPPSRGGKPAQAARRPSRSPHRPTKLPSAPPSKQQPCQVQPIVAFYAFFFSHAVAACFHPIQDCDEVFNFWEPTHYLSHGHGFQTWEYSPEFAIRSWTYTSLHAVITPLARLLPVVSNTKTAEFYLLRFLLGFFCAVCEARLFSKVSHVLNGRIAIMFQFIITTSPGMYHASIAYLPSSFAMYFVMLGTAAFMDWRGGLRTAQGIFFMGVGACLGWPFAAAMSISYLLEELFLASVSDLQGLTDLFYRVADGIMRTLGVLLLQTLVDWHLFYRKFVLVPLNIVLYNVFSSKGPELYGVEPWHFYLRNLFLNFHIWLLLALVSLPLLLVQHFSRAKGATRSSYLRGIVFLLPFYIWLGIFTLQPHKEERFMYPAYPALALNAAVASHIILSNLGSTDPKDLISKIPVQLRFLPILATVVGAMAISAFRVAGTITAYGAPLAIYAPLHDTGVANVGDNVCLGKEWYRFPSHYLLPEGVKAKFIRSDFHGLLPGEFSEAGRGFGLFPGTHLIPAGMNDENQEDLTKYTDVKGCRFIVDSHFPTTEATALEPSYIHDVEHWEEVKCLPYLDAASTGIIGRLGWVPDLPFVPAKFRRVWGDYCLLKRKSSQRQPGRAEIPNKETPL from the coding sequence ATGCCTCCATCTCGAGGTGGCAAGCCGGCTCAGGCAGCTCGACGACCATCCAGATCACCTCACAGACCCACCAAGCTCCCCAGCGCTCCTCCTTCCAAGCAACAGCCATGCCAAGTCCAGCCGATTGTGGCCTTttatgccttcttcttcagCCATGCCGTTGCCGCTTGCTTCCACCCGATCCAGGACTGCGATGAGGTCTTCAACTTCTGGGAGCCAACTCACTACCTAAGCCACGGCCATGGCTTCCAGACCTGGGAGTACTCACCGGAGTTTGCTATCCGATCATGGACCTACACTTCTCTGCACGCAGTCATCACACCACTAGCACGGCTCTTGCCGGTCGTCTCCAACACCAAGACTGCAGAGTTCTACCTACTCCGCTTCCTACTTGGCTTCTTTTGCGCCGTATGCGAGGCACGACTCTTCAGCAAGGTCTCGCACGTCCTCAATGGCAGGATCGCCATCATGTTCCAGTTCATCATCACGACATCTCCGGGCATGTACCACGCTAGCATCGCTTACCTGCCCAGCAGCTTCGCCATGTACTTCGTCATGCTAGGAACGGCAGCTTTCATGGACTGGCGAGGTGGCCTGCGAACAGCACAGGGCATCTTCTTCATGGGCGTTGGTGCTTGCCTAGGCTGGCCTTTTGCTGCAGCCATGTCAATTTCATACCTACTGGAGGAGCTCTTCCTCGCATCCGTCAGCGACCTGCAAGGCCTAACGGACCTCTTCTACCGCGTTGCTGATGGAATCATGCGCACTCTTGGCGTACTCTTACTGCAGACACTGGTTGATTGGCACCTCTTCTACAGAAAGTTCGTCCTCGTGCCGCTGAACATTGTCCTCTACAACGTCTTCAGCAGCAAAGGCCCTGAACTGTATGGAGTGGAGCCATGGCACTTCTACCTACGCAACCTCTTCCTCAACTTCCACATCTGGTTACTGTTGGCGTTGGTGTCGCTTCCCCTGCTCCTGGTCCAGCACTTCTCCCGAGCCAAGGGCGCCACCAGATCGAGCTACCTACGTGGGATTGTCTTCTTGCTGCCTTTCTACATCTGGCTTGGCATCTTCACTCTGCAGCCACACAAGGAGGAGCGCTTCATGTACCCTGCTTACCCGGCACTGGCGCTGAATGCAGCCGTCGCATCCCACATCATCCTCTCGAACCTTGGGTCTACCGATCCAAAAGACCTCATCAGCAAGATTCCGGTCCAGCTGCGCTTCCTTCCCATTCTGGCCACCGTAGTGGGCGCGATGGCAATATCTGCCTTCCGCGTAGCTGGGACAATCACAGCATATGGCGCACCTCTTGCAATCTATGCGCCATTACATGACACCGGCGTAGCTAATGTCGGCGACAATGTCTGTCTTGGCAAGGAGTGGTACCGCTTTCCATCTCACTATCTTCTGCCGGAGGGTGTTAAGGCCAAGTTCATCCGAAGTGACTTCCACGGTCTCCTGCCAGGCGAGTTCTCTGAGGCTGGACGGGGCTTTGGTCTCTTCCCGGGCACACATCTCATCCCAGCCGGCATGAATGACGAGAACCAGGAGGATCTCACCAAGTACACCGATGTGAAGGGCTGCAGGTTCATCGTCGATTCTCACTTTCCGACCACTGAAGCCACGGCCCTGGAGCCAAGCTACATACACGATGTCGAGCACTGGGAGGAAGTGAAATGCTTGCCATACCTGGATGCCGCCTCGACTGGTATCATTGGGCGTCTTGGCTGGGTCCCGGATTTGCCCTTTGTGCCAGCCAAGTTCCGACGGGTCTGGGGCGACTACTGCTTGCTGAAGCGTAAGAGCTCACAGCGACAACCAGGTCGAGCTGAGATACCCAACAAGGAGACACCCCTGTGA
- a CDS encoding H/ACA ribonucleoprotein complex non-core subunit NAF1: protein MGQIENRAVTHVAHEEIGERPDTVDIPEEANPDESRPAERVKLDGGLAVTEDIQHEMDDADDWDDLYGTSNPATPTKADATAAVPDTISAVNGAALASDGAQPTATAPSQPQEHQYGVSAAAPEHTAKTQQEVEPGVPADAIDTGDDLVAPPPHAPSESNDKASTDVMEETTQIEYQQPHPATEQSTTPDGETHQPHPLLDPLAGLLSREDAVPLPKVTEDADFMAAAAAQKEDKDAEWNFDSSDAESSSDSGSSDSDDSSDDSDSGSEGGYEMLDPATAAKILMSGDGDDDDGKGKDRSGADHQPRTANETKEEVVPKPDVRITEDMKITYLGTVDRAVENMVLIKGATSGDYQVLESGSVLCNEQREVIGAVADTIGKVQEPLYSVAFTNAQGVQDAGLEFGTKIYYVDSHSTFVFTQPLRAVKGTDASNIHDEEVGEDELEFSDDEEEAAFKSQRKRAKKEGRTALTRSEFQAGARSFGAPGHDGGHTYTNHNSDVPAQSYGAALSYDDEPTGEDFYQPLKRPENLAQLMSNGAPPPRQQPTFDRGRGRGRGDGADRGGRGRGRGGDRGGRGDRGRGRGDRGRGRGGFDRDQRGGRGGQRGQHQQGHQERPSSFSSDNPQSSLPPRPNFPQIPPPQPAPPVHYQQPAPQTYQFGGQTYQYGAPQPPAQASQYNHYAPQHAAAPQPGAYVNPAFYQQQPPQQQQAPQLTPQQQQAYAAWFAQQHAQQQAQQQQYAHAPQATGGAQQPQQQQEPAGPQFDLSGILKRLSGQQ, encoded by the coding sequence ATGGGTCAGATTGAGAACCGCGCTGTCACACACGTCGCGCACGAGGAAATTGGAGAGAGGCCGGACACTGTCGACATTCCGGAAGAAGCCAACCCGGACGAGTCTCGACCTGCAGAGCGTGTCAAGCTGGACGGCGGATTGGCGGTCACGGAAGACATACAGCACGAGATGGACGACGCAGACGACTGGGACGATCTGTATGGCACATCGAATCCCGCGACGCCTACCAAAGCCGACGCGACTGCTGCCGTTCCCGACACTATATCCGCAGTAAATGGTGCAGCACTTGCGAGCGATGGAGCACAACCGACTGCAACCGCGCCGAGCCAGCCACAGGAGCACCAATATGGAGTGAGTGCCGCAGCACCAGAGCATACAGCCAAGACACAGCAGGAAGTCGAGCCGGGAGTACCAGCAGACGCGATCGACACCGGGGACGACTTGGTTGCGCCGCCTCCTCACGCCCCATCTGAGAGCAACGACAAGGCATCCACGGATGTCATGGAGGAGACGACCCAGATCGAGTACCAACAACCTCATCCTGCGACCGAGCAGAGCACCACCCCCGATGGCGAGACACACCAGCCGCATCCATTGCTCGATCCACTAGCGGGACTGCTGTCGCGAGAGGATGCTGTGCCGCTACCAAAGGTGACCGAGGATGCAGACTTCATGGCTGCAGCGGCTGCGCAGAAGGAAGACAAGGATGCAGAGTGGAACTTTGATTCATCAGACGCCGAGTCCTCCTCTGACTCGGGCAGCTCGGACTCGGACGACTCTTCAGACGATTCGGACAGTGGTAGCGAAGGAGGCTATGAGATGCTTGATCCAGCGACCGCTGCCAAGATCCTCATGTCTGGCGACGGCGACGACGATGATGGCAAAGGCAAAGATAGGAGCGGAGCAGACCACCAGCCGAGAACAGCGAACGAGACCAAGGAAGAGGTCGTGCCAAAGCCAGATGTCCGGATCACAGAAGACATGAAGATCACATACCTCGGAACAGTGGACAGGGCGGTCGAGAACATGGTCTTGATCAAGGGCGCAACATCAGGAGACTACCAGGTCCTCGAGTCCGGATCTGTGCTTTGCAACGAGCAGCGTGAGGTCATTGGTGCCGTAGCAGACACTATCGGCAAGGTGCAGGAGCCACTCTACAGCGTCGCCTTCACCAACGCTCAAGGCGTGCAAGATGCGGGCCTCGAGTTCGGCACCAAGATCTACTACGTCGACAGCCACAGCACATTCGTCTTCACCCAACCTCTCCGAGCCGTAAAGGGCACCGATGCCTCGAACATCCACGATGAAGAAGTTGGCGAAGACGAGCTCGAGTTCTCTGACGACGAAGAAGAGGCGGCGTTCAAGTCGCAACGAAAGAGAGCGAAGAAGGAAGGTCGTACAGCTCTGACGAGGAGCGAGTTCCAGGCTGGTGCGCGAAGCTTCGGCGCGCCGGGACATGACGGCGGACACACATACACGAATCATAACAGCGATGTGCCTGCACAGAGCTATGGCGCCGCGCTGTCTTATGACGACGAGCCGACCGGCGAAGACTTCTACCAACCGTTGAAGCGACCAGAGAATCTCGCTCAGCTCATGTCGAATGGTGCTCCACCACCACGACAGCAGCCGACCTTCGATCGTGGGAGAGGTCGCGGGCGGGGTGATGGCGCGGATCGCGGCGGTAGAGGGAGAGGGAGAGGCGGCGACAGAGGAGGCCGTGGTGATCGTGGGAGAGGACGAGGTGATCGTGGGCGAGGCCGAGGGGGCTTCGATCGCGATCAGCGAGGCGGCAGAGGAGGTCAGCGAGGACAGCATCAACAGGGTCATCAAGAGCGACCCAGCAGCTTCTCCAGCGACAACCCGCAGTCATCGTTACCACCACGACCGAACTTCCCACAGATACCGCCACCACAACCTGCTCCTCCGGTCCACTACCAACAGCCAGCTCCGCAAACCTACCAGTTCGGTGGCCAGACATACCAGTACGGTGCGCCACAGCCACCCGCTCAAGCGTCTCAATACAACCACTACGCTCCTCAACACGCAGCTGCACCTCAGCCTGGTGCCTACGTGAACCCGGCCTTCTACCAGCAGCAGCCGCCCCAACAGCAGCAAGCTCCTCAGCTGACACCGCAACAGCAACAAGCATACGCCGCTTGGTTTGCTCAACAACACGCTCAACAACAAGCGCAGCAGCAGCAGTATGCTCACGCACCACAGGCCACTGGCGGCGCTCAGCAACCCCAGCAACAGCAAGAACCAGCAGGCCCACAATTCGACCTCAGCGGCATCCTGAAGAGATTGAGCGGTCAGCAGTAG